From Arcticibacter tournemirensis, one genomic window encodes:
- a CDS encoding helix-turn-helix domain-containing protein, with protein MTTKKSLSPAEIKRSFDELFNSLTKEELIEQEARLLAFHFLSEVEHALEQQGLNKKALAERIGTSASYITQLFRGDRLPNFTILARIQEALSLKFEVKAKETNADISKTKFEFPAVENPYGFVAVYKNLTPDYGKHTSVALRIDYNEQKIA; from the coding sequence ATGACTACAAAGAAATCGTTGAGCCCAGCTGAGATTAAAAGGTCTTTTGATGAGTTGTTTAACAGCTTGACCAAAGAAGAATTAATTGAACAGGAGGCGAGATTATTAGCCTTTCATTTTTTGAGTGAAGTTGAACATGCACTCGAACAGCAAGGCCTAAACAAAAAGGCGTTGGCTGAGCGGATAGGTACATCTGCTAGTTATATAACACAACTTTTCAGAGGTGATCGCCTCCCTAACTTTACGATTCTTGCCAGGATTCAGGAGGCTTTGAGCTTAAAGTTTGAAGTTAAGGCCAAGGAAACTAATGCAGATATATCGAAAACGAAATTTGAATTTCCCGCGGTGGAAAATCCGTATGGATTCGTAGCCGTTTACAAGAATTTAACCCCAGATTACGGCAAACATACTTCCGTTGCATTGCGAATTGATTATAATGAACAAAAAATAGCATAA
- a CDS encoding DNA/RNA helicase domain-containing protein — translation MPKAFQIDQYPFDSKLEDTLQNQQRNFLSWPVVYFLQNDLVGEAYVGETTDMVQRMKTHLKTQRKQSLSTVSLIVSELFNKSATLDIESNLIRYIAADQKFNLQNGNLGISNHQFYQQKEVYWELFRDIWNELQALGIARHSLDYIDNSDLFKYSPYKSLSSEQVAGLKMILQCLLDDTAKVSLIHGGAGTGKSILAIFLFKLLKTDLQDFNRADFDESDEELYRMVEQVRKKYGQLEMALVIPMQSFRKTISKVFKNIKGLSPKMVIGPAEVTRKKYDLLIVDEGHRLRRRTNLSSYYHTFDQCAAALGLDKYTCSELDWVQRQSDKSIIFYDEFQSVKPSDTDKSRFLELQEKSSTRIERLQSQFRVKGGAKYMKLIHQLFSDHDSLTPGPFESGHYDLQLFEDIGEMEQQIQKKERTDGLARMVAGFAWDWISKKDKSLYDIVIGDTKLQWNSTEVDWVNSSNAINEVGCIHTTQGYDLNYTGVIIGPELDYNFRTRSFVVYKDRYKDKNGKNSIKDTVVLKNYIFNIYRTLLFRGIKGTYIYACNENLRSYLSQYIPVNGKIKEQESTILFLDSATENSVPYYDIEAAAGSFSELQAQETTRYIQLHDSFYNHTHYFACKVVGESMNKVIPNGAICLFERYGGGSRNGLITLVECSSFEDKDFGSNYTVKEYSSKKTVTDDGWHHEEIILLPRSTDISYQPIHLRDEELLDFRVIGIFKKVL, via the coding sequence ATGCCCAAAGCCTTTCAGATTGACCAGTATCCCTTTGATAGCAAGCTGGAGGATACGCTGCAAAACCAGCAGCGTAACTTTCTTTCCTGGCCGGTTGTCTACTTCCTTCAAAACGACCTTGTGGGCGAAGCCTATGTGGGTGAAACAACCGACATGGTCCAGAGGATGAAAACACACCTCAAGACTCAAAGAAAGCAATCTCTTTCCACCGTCTCGCTGATTGTGAGCGAGCTTTTCAATAAATCGGCAACGCTGGATATTGAATCCAATCTCATCAGGTATATTGCCGCCGACCAGAAATTTAATCTGCAAAACGGCAACCTCGGCATTTCAAACCATCAATTCTATCAGCAGAAGGAGGTTTATTGGGAGCTATTCCGCGATATCTGGAACGAGCTGCAGGCGCTGGGCATCGCCCGCCATTCCCTCGATTATATAGACAATTCCGATCTGTTCAAATATTCTCCGTATAAGTCTCTTTCGTCAGAACAGGTTGCCGGATTGAAAATGATCTTGCAATGTTTACTTGACGACACTGCCAAAGTGAGCCTTATTCATGGTGGAGCAGGTACAGGCAAATCCATACTGGCCATCTTTCTGTTCAAGCTCCTGAAAACAGATTTACAGGACTTCAACCGGGCCGACTTTGATGAAAGCGATGAAGAACTATACCGCATGGTTGAACAGGTGCGCAAAAAATACGGACAGCTGGAGATGGCCCTGGTTATACCAATGCAATCCTTCCGAAAAACTATTTCCAAAGTCTTTAAAAATATAAAGGGTCTTTCTCCAAAAATGGTCATTGGTCCTGCGGAAGTTACCAGGAAAAAATATGATCTGCTGATTGTAGATGAAGGTCACCGTTTGCGCAGGCGTACAAACCTGTCATCATATTATCACACGTTCGACCAATGCGCTGCCGCCCTGGGCCTTGATAAATACACCTGTTCCGAATTAGATTGGGTACAACGTCAGTCCGATAAATCCATCATCTTTTATGACGAATTCCAGTCGGTAAAACCATCCGATACCGATAAAAGCCGGTTTTTAGAACTCCAGGAAAAATCATCAACCCGCATAGAACGACTACAATCACAGTTCAGGGTAAAAGGAGGGGCGAAGTATATGAAGTTAATTCATCAGCTCTTTTCAGACCATGATAGTTTGACACCCGGCCCCTTTGAAAGCGGACATTACGACCTTCAGCTTTTTGAAGACATAGGCGAAATGGAACAGCAGATCCAAAAGAAAGAACGAACCGACGGACTTGCGCGCATGGTAGCCGGTTTCGCGTGGGACTGGATCTCTAAGAAAGATAAAAGCTTGTACGATATCGTCATTGGCGATACCAAACTGCAGTGGAACAGTACAGAAGTAGATTGGGTTAACTCGTCCAATGCCATTAACGAAGTGGGTTGTATCCATACCACACAAGGATACGACCTTAATTACACCGGCGTAATTATCGGACCAGAACTCGATTACAACTTCAGAACCCGGTCCTTTGTCGTCTATAAAGACCGGTACAAAGACAAAAACGGGAAGAATTCCATTAAGGATACGGTCGTACTTAAAAACTATATCTTCAATATTTACCGGACATTATTGTTTCGTGGGATTAAGGGGACCTATATCTATGCTTGCAACGAAAACCTGCGTAGCTATCTTTCTCAATACATCCCCGTGAATGGAAAGATCAAAGAGCAAGAGTCCACTATTCTATTCCTTGATTCGGCCACGGAAAACTCCGTTCCTTATTACGACATAGAAGCCGCTGCCGGAAGTTTTTCAGAATTGCAGGCGCAAGAGACTACCAGGTATATTCAACTTCATGATTCTTTTTACAACCATACGCATTATTTTGCCTGTAAGGTAGTAGGAGAGTCGATGAATAAAGTGATCCCTAACGGAGCCATCTGCCTTTTCGAACGCTACGGCGGCGGCTCCCGAAACGGACTGATCACATTAGTGGAATGCAGCAGCTTTGAAGACAAAGATTTCGGATCAAACTATACCGTCAAAGAATACAGCAGCAAGAAGACCGTTACCGACGACGGCTGGCACCACGAAGAAATTATTCTATTGCCCCGATCGACAGATATCTCATACCAACCGATACATCTTCGCGACGAAGAATTGTTGGATTTCAGGGTTATAGGCATTTTTAAGAAAGTGCTGTAG
- a CDS encoding restriction endonuclease yields the protein MHWSLLKNAEKETLVFSGLIRKPVSRYIHRVIRCKAIGETNDESIDGTIKEDKLGLDIIYIQAKRWQAGNVVGRPELHKFVGALAGQGAKKGIFITTSAFTKDALSYSLKNETKIVLIDGDQINILQKAVV from the coding sequence ATGCATTGGAGTTTATTAAAGAATGCAGAAAAAGAAACGTTGGTATTCTCGGGATTGATAAGAAAACCGGTGTCGCGGTACATTCACCGTGTCATTCGATGTAAAGCCATAGGTGAAACAAATGACGAGAGTATCGATGGTACTATCAAAGAAGATAAACTTGGTCTGGATATTATTTATATACAAGCTAAACGCTGGCAAGCCGGCAATGTAGTAGGACGGCCAGAGTTGCACAAGTTTGTTGGGGCTCTTGCCGGTCAGGGAGCCAAGAAAGGGATTTTTATCACCACCTCAGCCTTTACCAAGGATGCATTAAGCTACTCTCTCAAGAACGAAACCAAAATTGTACTAATCGACGGCGACCAAATAAATATCTTACAAAAGGCCGTCGTATAA
- the istB gene encoding IS21-like element helper ATPase IstB yields MQIETQLKELRLHGMCRSWQVLLETRRHHELNLSEGLQLLLQAEQEQRSGKRFDRLLKNAGFRYRASVEELNMDASRGIDRSLITDLAMGTYLSSGDAVLISGASGAGKSFLASALGHQACAQGYKVAYYNLQKLLLRTKMSRIDGSIYKFMEKLSRTELLILDDFGLTHLEQQQRMDLMEIIEDRHGRKSTIIASQLPVASWYDVIGEETIADAILDRLVHTAYRIELKGESLRKKR; encoded by the coding sequence ATGCAAATCGAAACACAACTCAAAGAGCTGCGCCTGCATGGAATGTGCCGCAGTTGGCAGGTACTGCTGGAGACCCGCCGCCATCACGAACTGAACCTCTCAGAGGGCCTACAATTGCTGCTGCAGGCCGAACAGGAACAGCGCAGCGGAAAACGCTTTGACCGTCTGCTTAAAAATGCCGGCTTCCGCTACCGGGCTTCTGTGGAAGAACTGAACATGGATGCCTCCAGGGGGATTGACCGTTCACTCATTACGGACCTTGCCATGGGAACTTATCTCTCCAGTGGAGATGCCGTTCTGATCAGCGGGGCCTCAGGTGCCGGTAAAAGCTTTCTGGCTTCTGCCCTGGGGCACCAGGCTTGTGCACAGGGATATAAAGTGGCTTATTATAACCTGCAGAAGTTACTGCTGCGCACGAAGATGAGCCGGATTGATGGGAGCATCTATAAGTTTATGGAAAAGCTTTCGCGCACGGAACTGCTCATTCTGGACGACTTCGGACTCACTCACCTGGAACAGCAGCAACGCATGGATCTGATGGAAATCATAGAAGACCGTCATGGCCGCAAATCTACTATCATCGCCAGCCAGCTGCCGGTGGCAAGCTGGTATGATGTGATCGGTGAAGAAACGATTGCTGATGCCATACTCGACCGGCTGGTACATACCGCTTACAGAATTGAACTTAAAGGTGAAAGTCTAAGAAAAAAAAGGTAA
- a CDS encoding DUF7674 family protein produces MRFKSCMPSISFNAVGFNISILIVDIISNIAGFSHKVNLIKACFDFINAVFDTVTSDVENAIVITYLGYLNFSGNTQAKTLLPARLNEVRQPIKA; encoded by the coding sequence ATGAGATTCAAATCCTGCATGCCTTCAATCAGCTTCAACGCAGTGGGATTCAATATTTCAATTCTGATAGTTGACATAATCTCAAATATAGCGGGTTTTTCACACAAAGTTAACCTAATTAAGGCCTGTTTCGACTTTATCAACGCTGTGTTCGATACCGTTACATCCGACGTGGAAAATGCGATCGTTATCACCTATTTGGGTTATTTAAACTTTTCAGGAAATACACAGGCAAAAACGTTACTTCCTGCACGTTTGAATGAGGTACGCCAACCTATCAAAGCGTAG
- a CDS encoding nucleotide pyrophosphohydrolase, translating into MSSVEQLLEKIRAFRDARDWQQFHNSKDLAVALSIEASELLELFLWKGNEDANPEKLKEELADVLMYALLIADKHGLDLEQIIEEKIRLNNAKYPVDKAKGNAKKYDEL; encoded by the coding sequence ATGTCAAGCGTCGAACAATTATTAGAAAAGATCAGAGCCTTTCGCGACGCACGCGATTGGCAGCAGTTCCATAATTCCAAGGATTTAGCGGTTGCGCTCAGTATAGAAGCCTCCGAATTATTAGAGTTATTTCTGTGGAAGGGGAACGAAGATGCCAATCCCGAAAAGTTAAAAGAAGAACTTGCCGACGTGCTAATGTATGCCCTGCTGATAGCAGACAAGCATGGACTCGACCTTGAGCAGATCATCGAAGAAAAAATCAGGCTCAATAATGCCAAATATCCCGTGGATAAAGCAAAAGGTAACGCAAAGAAATACGACGAACTATAA
- a CDS encoding helix-turn-helix domain-containing protein has translation MKQPSYASGGRFPAKKLGVHALVIARYERGEVKPSIETAARMAETLGVSAGT, from the coding sequence TTGAAACAACCCTCCTACGCTTCCGGCGGTCGTTTTCCTGCAAAAAAGCTGGGAGTACACGCCTTGGTCATCGCGCGATATGAGCGTGGCGAGGTCAAACCGTCTATTGAGACGGCCGCACGTATGGCTGAGACGTTGGGGGTTTCCGCAGGAACTTGA
- a CDS encoding Fic family protein codes for MYNWQFLEWPDFIYEVKEVQPLILAFAQETGEISGVIQGLSDELKQETLLQLMLSEAVKTSEIEGEYISREDVISSIRNNLGLNETLINVKDQRAGGVAQWMLEVRKSFDQPLSLNMLKVWHNILMTGARNVNPGQWRIGAEPMQIISGTYGREVVHYEAPPSSDVPKEMERFVQWYNKATFPLKGEVAEAVLRSAVAHLYFESIHPFEDGNGRIGRAIAEKALSQSIGRPVMLSLSKIIEHDKATYYAALKEAQQSLDITAWINYFAAVILEAQRDAKAMVQFTLKKAQFFDRYKHQLNERQLKAINKMLEKGADGFEGGMTAKKYIGISKASKATATRDLQQLQEMGVLIQEGAGRSVKYQLNLV; via the coding sequence ATGTATAACTGGCAGTTTTTAGAATGGCCTGATTTCATTTATGAAGTAAAGGAAGTGCAACCGTTAATCCTTGCGTTTGCGCAAGAGACCGGGGAAATAAGTGGTGTAATTCAAGGACTATCTGACGAATTAAAGCAAGAAACGCTCCTTCAGCTCATGTTGTCTGAAGCAGTTAAAACCTCTGAAATTGAAGGCGAATATATCAGCCGTGAAGATGTAATTTCGTCTATTAGAAATAATCTCGGGCTGAATGAAACGCTCATTAATGTAAAAGATCAACGGGCAGGAGGTGTAGCGCAATGGATGCTGGAGGTCCGGAAATCGTTTGATCAACCATTAAGTTTGAATATGCTCAAGGTTTGGCACAATATATTGATGACCGGAGCACGTAACGTTAATCCTGGCCAGTGGCGAATAGGGGCTGAGCCTATGCAGATAATTTCAGGTACATACGGCCGCGAAGTAGTACATTATGAAGCACCACCATCCTCAGATGTTCCTAAAGAAATGGAGAGGTTTGTTCAATGGTACAATAAGGCTACATTTCCTCTAAAAGGCGAAGTTGCCGAGGCGGTACTCAGGTCTGCGGTGGCTCACCTGTATTTTGAGTCTATACATCCGTTTGAAGATGGTAATGGTCGTATTGGGCGGGCAATTGCCGAGAAGGCATTGTCTCAATCTATCGGACGCCCTGTAATGCTTAGCCTTTCTAAAATCATTGAACACGATAAAGCGACTTATTACGCTGCCTTAAAGGAAGCGCAACAGTCTTTGGATATAACCGCATGGATTAATTACTTCGCTGCTGTGATTTTAGAAGCCCAGCGCGATGCTAAGGCCATGGTACAGTTTACCTTGAAGAAAGCACAATTTTTTGACCGGTATAAGCATCAGCTTAACGAGCGGCAATTGAAAGCAATCAATAAGATGTTAGAAAAAGGTGCTGATGGATTTGAAGGGGGAATGACCGCTAAGAAATATATCGGCATTAGTAAAGCTTCTAAAGCCACCGCAACTCGTGATTTACAACAACTTCAGGAGATGGGCGTTTTAATCCAGGAAGGAGCAGGGAGATCGGTAAAATACCAGTTGAATTTAGTTTGA
- a CDS encoding serine hydrolase domain-containing protein, with translation MKFFYVALLLYAFSSSAYSQQRQSDISQELTRKLATYVDSMRLKHSGAGILVHVYKPGVIDWNYANGLADIDSLIPAKPDMHYRIASISKLFCATAVLKLASAGSLTLDDPISKWLPSKFISKIANGDKITIRNLLNHTSGIYELQGSEIDPLNDSTDYSMVLPELIAGMKQTAGYSNFFYSSSNYILLAEIIKKASKMSYGDYIRSAILEPFNLSHTYVATLPVKNRFKGYIPSLYLKKYADTVKVSLIDASDFNMSFHLGSADISSSTSDLIKFYYELHEGKIIPKNLVNEMFGETVASNRPSKRYGLGTMLFEHNGLTVVHGHIGQAAGYKNILAKNQLTNTYIAISFNLFHISDEILLETMFGLNDIMEE, from the coding sequence ATGAAATTTTTTTATGTAGCATTATTACTGTATGCATTTTCCAGTTCGGCCTATAGCCAGCAGCGACAATCCGATATAAGCCAGGAGCTGACACGTAAACTTGCCACTTATGTAGATAGCATGAGGCTCAAACACAGCGGGGCAGGAATATTGGTGCATGTTTACAAGCCTGGAGTAATCGATTGGAACTATGCCAATGGACTGGCAGATATAGATTCGTTAATACCAGCAAAACCCGACATGCATTACCGGATTGCGAGTATTTCAAAGCTGTTTTGCGCAACAGCCGTTTTGAAGCTAGCGAGTGCTGGGTCCCTCACCTTAGATGACCCAATCAGCAAATGGTTACCCTCAAAGTTTATCTCTAAAATCGCCAATGGAGACAAAATCACGATACGGAATTTGTTGAACCATACCTCTGGTATCTACGAACTTCAGGGATCAGAAATCGATCCCTTAAACGACAGTACAGATTATAGTATGGTTCTACCCGAACTCATAGCGGGTATGAAACAAACAGCAGGCTACTCCAACTTTTTCTATTCGAGTTCAAACTATATCCTGTTAGCTGAAATCATAAAAAAGGCATCAAAGATGTCGTACGGTGATTACATCCGCTCAGCCATATTGGAGCCTTTCAACCTTAGTCATACCTATGTAGCTACATTGCCTGTCAAAAACAGATTTAAGGGATATATTCCTTCGCTCTATCTTAAGAAATATGCTGATACGGTTAAGGTATCGCTGATCGATGCATCGGATTTTAATATGTCCTTTCATCTCGGTTCTGCCGATATCAGTTCTTCCACAAGCGACCTGATCAAGTTCTACTATGAACTTCATGAAGGTAAGATTATCCCCAAAAACCTGGTAAATGAGATGTTTGGCGAGACGGTTGCTTCGAACCGCCCAAGTAAAAGATACGGGCTAGGTACAATGCTATTTGAACACAATGGCCTTACAGTTGTGCATGGACATATCGGACAGGCCGCCGGATACAAAAATATACTTGCCAAAAACCAACTAACAAATACCTATATAGCAATATCGTTCAACCTGTTTCATATTTCCGATGAAATTCTTTTGGAAACGATGTTCGGATTAAATGACATCATGGAAGAATAG
- the istA gene encoding IS21 family transposase yields the protein MKQLLRLHTQGYSIKAIARTLNISKNTVKSYLAKLQSAALDPQELLQLEDPVLETRFHSGNPAYKDPRYIHFKGKLEYLSKELKKIGMTKKLLWDEYILGFPQGYAYSQFCFHLHQQLVARKPTSVLSHEPADKLFVDFAGKQISYTDRQTGEIISCQLFVACLPFSDYAFAMAVPSQRIGDFLYALSCCLKELGGVPRVLVPDNLKSAIVKADRYEPEVNRSLEDFANHYQMSVVPARPGRPRDKSLVENQVKLLYTRVYARLRNRQFFDLASLNQAISEKVREHNQTRMQRKDYCREERFLAAEKPLLSELPQQDFELKHYCEPKVASNGHVSVQKHFYSVPYTLIGSKVKVIYTRSMVSIYAEGKQVAVHIRSYSGGYTSVKEHLSSANQAWLNRSPEYYLERARYKSEDLYRLLEIIFQQDRYPEQLYRTCDGLFRLHRNTEAEKFTRVCRIAVQHRICSYKAIQKILENNMTLYLQEESIEHPLPAHNNIRGKEYYIQSTIHF from the coding sequence ATAAAACAACTATTACGCTTACACACCCAGGGCTATTCTATTAAGGCCATCGCACGAACGCTGAACATCAGCAAGAACACGGTGAAGTCTTATCTTGCCAAGCTTCAGTCTGCTGCCCTGGACCCACAGGAACTGCTTCAGTTGGAGGATCCTGTCCTGGAAACCCGGTTCCATTCCGGTAATCCTGCTTATAAGGATCCACGTTATATTCATTTCAAAGGAAAACTGGAATATCTCTCCAAAGAGCTTAAAAAAATAGGGATGACTAAAAAACTGCTGTGGGATGAATACATTCTGGGTTTTCCCCAGGGGTATGCCTACTCCCAGTTCTGCTTTCATCTGCATCAGCAGCTTGTTGCCCGTAAGCCGACCTCTGTATTAAGCCATGAGCCTGCCGATAAGCTGTTCGTCGACTTCGCCGGCAAACAGATCAGTTATACAGACCGCCAGACCGGGGAAATTATCAGTTGCCAGTTGTTTGTAGCCTGTCTTCCTTTTTCTGATTATGCTTTTGCTATGGCTGTACCCTCTCAGCGAATCGGTGACTTTCTGTATGCCCTTTCCTGCTGCCTGAAAGAATTGGGCGGGGTACCCCGGGTACTGGTACCCGATAACCTTAAGTCTGCTATCGTCAAGGCAGACCGGTATGAGCCGGAGGTCAACCGGAGCCTGGAAGACTTTGCCAATCATTATCAGATGTCGGTCGTGCCTGCAAGACCGGGCCGTCCCCGCGATAAAAGTCTGGTTGAGAACCAGGTAAAGCTGCTCTATACCAGAGTGTATGCCCGGCTGCGCAACCGGCAGTTCTTCGATCTGGCTTCTCTAAATCAGGCCATCAGCGAAAAAGTACGCGAGCATAACCAGACCCGCATGCAGCGTAAGGACTACTGCAGGGAAGAACGCTTCCTGGCCGCTGAAAAGCCGTTACTCTCTGAGCTGCCCCAGCAGGACTTTGAACTAAAACACTATTGTGAACCCAAGGTAGCCAGTAACGGGCATGTCAGTGTTCAGAAACACTTTTACAGTGTTCCCTACACGCTGATTGGTTCCAAAGTAAAGGTGATCTATACCCGCAGTATGGTCTCTATCTATGCTGAAGGGAAACAGGTGGCTGTCCATATCAGAAGCTACAGCGGGGGATATACTTCGGTAAAGGAACATCTGAGTTCTGCTAATCAGGCCTGGCTGAACCGCAGTCCGGAATATTACCTGGAGCGGGCCCGTTATAAGTCGGAAGATCTCTACCGCCTCCTTGAGATCATCTTTCAGCAGGACCGTTATCCAGAGCAGTTGTACCGCACCTGCGACGGCCTGTTCCGTTTACACCGGAATACCGAGGCAGAAAAGTTCACCCGTGTTTGCCGGATCGCTGTGCAGCACCGGATCTGCTCCTATAAGGCCATCCAGAAAATACTGGAGAACAACATGACGCTCTATCTGCAGGAGGAGAGCATTGAACATCCGCTTCCTGCCCATAACAATATCAGAGGAAAAGAATACTATATACAATCCACTATTCACTTTTAA
- a CDS encoding protein-export chaperone SecB, with protein MKAKVSPLSWLNFALLQSNFQFVQPQVKPKKKKINPADFFKDYIIDIDFDIQDTGSDEFQVFTKIDINTDEILIAGYKISVEGAGVFRISPDAALTEAHRDNLRNYSAVNLLINRLRTHILQTTSLSVFGPYDLPPIDITDLFVQKSERV; from the coding sequence ATGAAAGCAAAAGTTTCTCCGCTTTCCTGGTTAAATTTTGCCTTGCTTCAAAGCAATTTTCAATTTGTACAACCACAAGTCAAACCCAAGAAGAAAAAGATAAATCCCGCCGATTTTTTTAAAGATTACATTATCGATATCGACTTTGATATTCAGGATACCGGCTCAGATGAATTCCAGGTATTTACTAAAATAGATATCAATACAGACGAGATTTTGATTGCTGGATATAAAATTTCTGTCGAGGGAGCAGGGGTATTTAGAATCAGTCCTGATGCGGCACTGACAGAAGCACATCGCGATAATCTGAGAAATTATTCTGCTGTTAATCTTTTAATTAATCGCTTAAGGACTCATATACTTCAAACCACAAGTTTGTCTGTATTTGGTCCTTATGATCTTCCTCCGATTGATATTACGGATTTGTTTGTTCAAAAGTCTGAAAGAGTTTAG
- a CDS encoding putative toxin-antitoxin system toxin component, PIN family has protein sequence MSKKYHLLDRLLYTNKVRILFCLELIEELASTITKPKLRKYFTGNALDDMIEAFDAFIDFVAVKSNVEICRDPKDNFLLALAKDGKADYLLTGDKDLLDIEKFGRTKILTLTNFLNEITIR, from the coding sequence ATTTCGAAGAAATATCACCTCTTAGATAGATTGCTGTACACTAACAAGGTGCGCATTCTATTCTGCCTGGAGCTTATTGAGGAACTCGCATCTACAATAACTAAGCCCAAACTCCGCAAGTATTTCACAGGAAATGCATTAGATGATATGATCGAAGCTTTTGATGCGTTTATTGACTTTGTGGCCGTAAAAAGTAACGTGGAAATCTGTAGGGATCCAAAAGATAATTTTCTTTTAGCATTGGCTAAAGATGGCAAAGCCGATTATCTATTAACGGGTGATAAGGACTTATTAGACATCGAAAAATTTGGCCGCACCAAAATATTGACACTCACCAATTTCCTTAACGAAATAACAATACGTTAA
- a CDS encoding sce7726 family protein, with product MKKNLIDDYFRSIAAIFSVPIFKEIFKSGQSDYVAETIFYYRSRLGFRKEVTMKKVLGKAYKHLMHNYRNEYVYKNHIANNLLLERHNLNEAVMLNELRVGASIADIVIINGTNTVYEVKTELDSPYKLKKQISDYRKFSPKIYLVTHHSLVRKYEDILGDNSVGLLSLSSDSGLSLVKEAVEEFSLLDNKIMMSTLRKDEYSNLIMEAFGDVPKVANIKFYRACLALIEKLDPVIVHALLLKQLRTRAFHEERMIQSKETPEEIKHICLTFNPNKTEFQNLYNFLNLTM from the coding sequence ATGAAGAAAAACCTGATAGACGACTACTTCAGATCTATCGCTGCGATATTTTCAGTTCCAATTTTTAAAGAGATTTTCAAAAGCGGACAAAGTGATTATGTCGCAGAAACGATATTTTACTATCGTTCCAGGTTAGGTTTCAGAAAGGAGGTAACTATGAAAAAGGTGCTCGGAAAAGCCTATAAGCACCTGATGCATAATTACCGAAATGAATACGTATACAAAAACCATATCGCAAACAACCTTTTATTAGAACGGCACAATCTTAACGAAGCCGTTATGCTCAACGAGTTACGCGTAGGAGCCTCTATCGCAGATATAGTCATAATCAACGGCACTAATACCGTCTATGAGGTAAAAACCGAGCTCGACTCACCCTATAAGCTTAAAAAGCAGATCAGCGACTACAGAAAATTTTCACCTAAAATATATCTCGTCACCCACCATTCCCTGGTCAGGAAATATGAGGACATTCTGGGTGATAACAGCGTGGGGCTATTGTCTCTTTCCTCTGATTCAGGCCTTTCTCTTGTAAAGGAGGCAGTAGAGGAATTCTCGCTGTTAGATAATAAAATCATGATGAGTACCTTACGGAAGGACGAGTATTCAAATCTGATCATGGAAGCGTTCGGTGATGTTCCGAAAGTCGCCAACATTAAGTTCTATCGTGCCTGCCTGGCATTGATTGAGAAGTTAGATCCGGTTATCGTTCATGCTTTATTGCTCAAGCAATTAAGAACCCGTGCATTTCATGAGGAGAGAATGATTCAGTCAAAAGAAACGCCGGAAGAAATTAAGCATATCTGTCTCACCTTTAATCCCAATAAAACAGAATTTCAAAATCTATATAACTTTTTAAACCTCACAATGTAA